One stretch of Oncorhynchus keta strain PuntledgeMale-10-30-2019 chromosome 18, Oket_V2, whole genome shotgun sequence DNA includes these proteins:
- the atf5b gene encoding uncharacterized protein atf5b, translated as MMAASILRRKIPLVCMVDLIIPSLQQANDSQSWGRKGVELLERLHIIGDGQTDWMTEKVDLSSFQSTTESSSSSSSPPSPLEHDVKVPSDLEVMTSLLQEELAQLEDYFRSESTSTKLDKSPKCDKGAQAMGAHSYYQLPYASYSGNQSETSPLVVTLATGELDRVSFSRGPVGRSKMARPAPYNYHHHSYNTCRRIVSDGVNKVGEELEHDTWSAKGSYSGSTEVAVNHCSTLKTVGKSISSVKKVRECGVSLKEEESYCFTEDVFSSEEMTRGFCMGGSFDTHPKREGQLMHGMKVSGYDGMGLEVLHCNKDGGLSGTIPQEPEANNGYYHHHPNVAHTEPYHSFIGEIEEPTQAQGIEPQHGHYLFPECIGDQSYECLSRGESEGPMVDSPIHRQAVQRLKEDPCSLSCLKPGLVSVPLEVHTGERKQKKRDQNKTAAHRYRLRKRAELDILEEELHGLEGQNRELQDKAESVEREIQYVKDLLIEVYKARSQRLKQDASA; from the exons ATGATGGCTGCATCGATCCTTCGCAGGAAAATTCCTCTTGTTTGCATGGTCGACCTCATTATTCCCTCTCTCCAACAAGCTAACGACAGCCAATCCTGGGGAAGGAAGGGGGTGGAGTTATTGGAGAGACTGCACATAATTG GTGATGGTCAGACGGACTGGATGACGGAAAAAGTTGATTTGTCTTCGTTCCAGTCGACTACTGAATCCTCTTCTAGCTCATCTTCTCCGCCCTCACCGTTGGAACATGATGTCAAGGTGCCCTCTGACTTGGAGGTCATGACCTCTCTTTTACAAGAGGAGCTTGCTCAGCTTGAGGATTACTTCCGGTCTGAATCGACTTCAACCAAATTGGACAAATCACCAAAATGTGACAAAGGCGCCCAAGCAATGGGTGCCCATTCTTACTACCAGTTGCCCTATGCTTCCTACAGTGGCAACCAATCAGAAACAAGCCCACTGGTTGTTACCCTGGCAACAGGGGAACTCGACCGGGTGAGCTTCAGTCGTGGTCCCGTTGGAAGATCCAAAATGGCGAGACCAGCCCCATACAACTATCATCATCATTCATACAATACTTGCCGAAGAATAGTTTCAGATGGTGTCAACAAAGTTGGTGAGGAACTTGAGCATGACACCTGGAGTGCCAAAGGAAGTTACTCAGGAAGCACAGAGGTGGCTGTTAACCACTGTTCTACATTGAAAACCGTGGGGAAGAGCATTAGCAGTGTTAAGAAAGTCAGAGAATGTGGTGTATCGTTGAAGGAAGAGGAAAGTTATTGTTTTACAGAGGACGTGTTTTCCAGTGAAGAGATGACCAGAGGTTTTTGTATGGGTGGGTCCTTCGATACCCACCCCAAGAGAGAAGGACAGTTGATGCATGGTATGAAGGTTAGTGGTTATGATGGTATGGGGCTGGAGGTCTTGCATTGCAACAAAGATGGTGGACTCTCTGGAACTATTCCTCAAGAGCCAGAGGCAAACAATGGgtattaccaccaccacccgAACGTTGCTCATACAGAGCCTTATCATAGCTTTATCGGTGAAATCGAAGAGCCTACACAAGCACAAGGTATAGAGCCCCAGCATGGCCACTACCTCTTCCCAGAATGCATCGGAGACCAAAGCTACGAATGTCTGtcaagaggagagagcgaggggccAATGGTGGACTCGCCCATTCACAGGCAAGCAGTACAGAGGCTAAAGGAAGATCCATGCTCCCTGAGTTGCCTCAAACCAGGccttgtctctgtccctctggaaGTACATACCGGAGAACGGAAGCAGAAGAAGAGAGACCAGAACAAAACAGCTGCTCACAG GTATCGACTGCGTAAGAGGGCGGAGCTGGACATACTGGAGGAGGAGCTTCATGGGCTGGAGGGACAGAACCGGGAGCTCCAGGACAAGGCGGAGTCAGTGGAACGAGAGATTCAATATGTCAAAGATTTACTCATCGAGGTCTACAAAGCCCGTAGTCAACGCCTAAAGCAAGATGCCAGTGCCTAA